From one Lineus longissimus chromosome 3, tnLinLong1.2, whole genome shotgun sequence genomic stretch:
- the LOC135484096 gene encoding inositol-tetrakisphosphate 1-kinase-like, translating to MAIIFSEKGLQDISPPCVAQTFINHGAVLYKVFVIGDYHFVVERPSLKNFHPGDHETIFFDSHNVSKPHSSSFLNRNHDGEQVSLRPMVPVRGGMPSILNHNLDLTDRNNSPVKPSYTLLESLAQNLKEKFGLELFGIDVIISAETKQYAVIDVNNFPGYDGIPNFFPVLLAHVQDVLKRKPKSQPEECASKVSLFNAANHKIEDHMTCFKNEENQNSIAASFN from the exons ATGGCAATCATATTTAGTGAAAAAGGTTTACAAGACATCTCCCCGCCCTGTGTCGCCCAAACGTTTATCAACCATGGTGCAGTTTTGTATAAAGtgtttgtgattggtgattacCACTTTGTCGTTGAGAGGCCATCACTCAAAAACTTCCATCCAGGGG ACCACGAGACCATATTTTTTGATAGCCATAACGTTTCAAAACCTCACTCGTCAAGTTTTCTAAACAGG AATCACGATGGCGAACAGGTGTCACTCCGTCCAATGGTGCCGGTGAGAGGTGGAATGCCGTCCATCCTAAACCACAAT ttggATCTTACCGATCGCAATAACAGTCCAGTTAAACCTAGCTACACATTACTTGAGAGCCTCGCACAGAACCTTAAGGAGAAATTTGGATTAGAACTGTTCGGCATTGATGTCATCATTTCCGCCGAAACAAAACAATATGCTGTGATAGATGTTAACAATTTTCCAG GTTATGACGGAATTCCTAACTTCTTCCCCGTGCTCCTGGCACACGTTCAAGACGTCCTCAAACGCAAACCAAAGTCTCAGCCGGAGGAATGTGCTTCTAAAGTGTCATTATTCAATGCCGCAAACCATAAGATAGAGGACCATATGACGTGTTTTAAAAATGAGGAAAACCAGAATAGTATAGCAGCGTCTTTTAATTGA
- the LOC135484835 gene encoding alpha-protein kinase 1-like — protein MTARHFVALFNQALKDDNQAWKIQFVPAAHIQLLSDDHKDIVYLLNVEPFVEGSDFVKVTNNSKYVNPDLTKELVDVSLAFMHFTWEQSEGRILVTDLQGWLPRDQKGTIIFTDPAINSEPLKTVFVTGNRGKEGVDDFWSEQHPTCNDICYSLGIKRPQFAS, from the coding sequence ATGACAGCGCGCCATTTCGTGGCCCTGTTCAACCAGGCGCTCAAGGACGACAATCAGGCCTGGAAGATCCAGTTTGTTCCTGCAGCGCACATCCAACTTTTGTCGGATGACCACAAGGACAtagtttatttgttaaatgtTGAGCCGTTCGTGGAGGGGTCAGATTTTGTCAAAGTGACCAACAACTCCAAGTATGTCAACCCAGATTTAACTAAGGAACTTGTGGACGTGTCCCTAGCCTTTATGCACTTTACATGGGAGCAGTCCGAAGGCAGGATACTGGTGACAGACCTTCAGGGTTGGTTGCCCCGGGACCAAAAAGGCACCATCATTTTCACAGACCCTGCCATTAATTCAGAACCTCTGAAGACCGTATTTGTTACTGGTAACCGTGGTAAAGAGGGTGTTGACGACTTTTGGAGTGAGCAACATCCGACATGTAACGATATATGCTACTCGCTAGGAATAAAGAGACCTCAATTTGCCTCTTAA